The window CGCTGACGCCCGAGACGCTCGCCGACGAGCGCAGCCTGCGCACCGAGCTCGACAAGGTCCGCAGCCAGGGCTGGGCGCTGGTCGACCAGGAGCTCGAAGCCGGCCTGCGCTCGATCGCCGCGCCCATCCACGACCGCGACGGCAACACCGTCGCCGCGATCAACGTCTCCGCCCAGGCCGCCCGCACCGACGTCGCCGACGTCCACGCCACCCTCCTGCCGCCACTCCTGGCGACGGCCCGCGCCGTCGAGCGCGACCTCGCCGCCGCCCGCCACAGCACCGGCTGAGCGGCGGTCCGGCGGCTAGGCCGCCGGGAGGGTGAACCAGAAGCGGGAGCCGGTGCCGGTCGTGGAGTCGACGCCGATCGAGCCGGAGTTGCGTTCGATCACGCGCTGGGCGATCGCCAGGCCGAGGCCGGTGCCGGGCTGGCCGGCGGCCGAGGGCAGGCGGGCGAAGGGCTGGAACAGTCGCGGACGGTCCTGGGGATCGATGCCCATGCCGTTGTCGACCACGTCGAGGCGGATGTCCCTGGCGCCCTCGAGCAGCGCCGCGCGGACCGTCACGCGCGGCTGCTCGACCGACGCGAACTTCACCGCGTTGGAGATCAGGTTGCGCAGCGCGGCCTCGACGTCGCGGGACTCGGCGTGGACGTGGAGCTCGCCGGCGACGTCGACCTCGATCGGCGTTCCGTGCTCGTCGATCGTCGCCTGGAGCTCCTTCAACACCGCGCCGACGGAGTCGGCCAGGACCACGGTGTTGCCCGGCTCCCCGGACGACTCGGCGGCGCGGGCGTAGTCGAGCAGGTCGTCGACCATCTGCGACATGCGCGTCACGCCGGAGGTGATGTGGTCCAGGTACTTGCGGGCCGCCCCGTCCAGCTCGGCGCCGTGGCGCTCGACCAGCAGCCCCGAGAAGCCGCCGATCGTCCGCAGCGGCTCCTGCAGGTCGTGCGCGGCGACCGCGGCGAAGCGGTCCAGCTCCGTGTTGGTTCGCTCCAGCCTCGCGTTGGCCTCCCGCAGCGCCTGGTCGGCGGCGCGCCGCTCGGTGAGATCGCGTACGAGCTTGCCGTAGCCGATGACCGTGCCGTCCGGCTCGCGGATCGCGGTGATCAGCACGTTGGCCCAGAACTGCGTGCCGTCGCGCCGCACGCGCCAGCCCTCGTTCTCGACCCGGCCCTCGCGCGCGGCGGTCGCCAGCAGCGTCTGCGGCAGGCCGTGCGCGCGGTCCTCGTCGGTGTAGAACATCGAGAAGTTCTGGCCGATCGCCTGCTCCTCGGTGTAGCCCTTCAGCCGCGCGGCGCCGGCGTTCCAGGTCGTGATCGTGCCCTCGGGGTCCAGCAGCAGGATCGCGTAGTCGCGGATGGTGTCGACCAGCAGCGCCAACTCGTCCGCGCGCCGTGACATCTGATCCCGTGCCACGTCCTCAGCGCCCTGACGCGGCGCGTTCGGAGATGAAGCCGACCAGGTCCCCGAAGCGGTCCTTGAGGAAGTGTCGCGTCGCCCCGGCCTGCGCGAACTGGCGCTCGGCCCCGGGAACGGCGGTGAAGGCAACCACCTCAACATCGGCGTTCAACGCCTTCAACTCGCGCGTCGTGGTCACGCCGTCCATGCCCGGCATGTTCTGGTCGACGACCGCGAGGTCCGGCGGATCGGCGGCGACGACCGCCAGCGCCTCCTCGCCCCCGCTGGCCTCGACGACCTCGACGCCCTCGTTGTCGCTCAGCATCGCCCGGATCAGGGCACGGATGTCCGGCGCATCGTCGACGACGAGGACGCGTAGAACGCGTGGCTGAGACGTGGGACCCACTGTGTTGGTCATCGGCTTCCCGTCCCGCCCACTGGAGCAGACCAGTACGCGACACGACGAAGGTCGCAAAGCTACCGCGCCGCCCCGACGACGGCCCCGTCAGCTTTCCGACGAGCGCTGGCGCACCCGGCGTCACCCACCGCGGGTGACGCCGACCCACCCGGCCACGCGGGACCGTCCCCAGCATCGTGACGGCGTATGAGATCAGCGTTCTGGGGCGGGTCGACAGCGCGCTCCTCGCGGACCTGGAGGACCTCGAGACCGTGCGGCGCCCCACGGTCACGGTCCTGCGCAGCACGCTCTCCGATCCCGCCCAGCTGCGCCGGCTGCTCGCGCGCCTCCAGGACCGCGGGCTGGAGCTCGTCGAGATCCGCCAGCTCGACGCCGACGACGCCACCGGGACGGAGTGAGCGCGCCGATGGACGCCGGCGAATACGAGTTCCGGGTCCGTGGCCGGCTCGACGACGCCAGCGCGCAGCGCCTCCAGGAGTTCGACGGTGAGCTGCAGGCCGCCGAGACCGTGCTGCGCGGCCGCCTTCAAGACCAATCACAACTCCAGGGCACGCTCGCGCGCCTGCAGGAGCAGGGCCTGGAGCTGCTGGAGGTCAAGAAGGTCGCGCGCAGGACGTCCGGCTGACGCTCAGCGGTCGCCCGGATCGCCGAGCCGCCCGGGTGCGACCAGGCCCAGCTCGCGCGCACGCCGCACCGCGTCACGGCGCCCGCCCGCGTCGAGCTTGCGGTAGATCGACTTCAGGTGCGACTTGACCGTGTTGACGGTCACGAAGAGCTCGCCGGCGATCTCCCCCGCCGTCAGCATCGTCGGCAGGTAGCGCAGGACCGCCAGCTCGCGCTCGCTGAGCTCCTCGCGCAGCGGCTCGACGTCGCCGCCCGCCGAGGCGCTCGTGCCGGACGCCACCAGCTCCTGGACCTCGCCGATCAGCGACCGGTGGCTGGTCCCGAAGCGCAGCAGGTGCTGGAAGACCGGCTCGATCGCCGGCGTCGCCTCCGCCAGCCCGAGCCGCAGCCCGTCGGGCTCGGCCAGGTCGAGCGCGCGCTCGGCCAGCTCGGCCGCCGTCCTGCGCTCGTGCTGGACCTCGGCCGCCGCGGCCGCGACGGCCAGCGCGGCAACCGCGTCGCAGCCCGCGACGTCGGTCCCGTCGACGACCGCCGACGCGCGCTCCAGCGCCGCGCCCGGCTGGCCCGCGGCCAGCTCGCAGCGCGCCAGCGCGATCGCCAGGACCGGCTGGTGGGCGACGTCGGCGTCGGCGTCGGCCGCCGCCACGTCGGCGCGCAGCGCCGCGGCGTCCGCCCCGGAGCGCGTGAGCAGCCGCGCCCGCGCGGCGCGCGCCTGGGCGCGCATCGCCTCCGGCGGCGTCCAGCCGTCCAGCAGCTCCGCCAGGACCGTCAGCGCGGCGGCCGCGCCGTCGCGGTCGGCGCCGGCCAGCAGCCGGGACCTCACGAGCAACAACGACAACTCGGTCAGCCGGTCGGGGACCGCGCCGCCCGCGGCGCTCGCCCGCCCCGCGCGCTCCAGCTCCGCGTCGGCCAGCAGGGTGTTCCCGGACTCGGCGGCGGCGAGCGCCCGCGCGAGGTGCGCCGGGGCCACGAGCGGCTCCGCGCAGCCCTCGCCCTGGTCCGCCAGGACCGCGTCGGCGGCGAGCGTCGCCTGCCGCAGCCGTCCCTCGCGCGCGCACAGCCAGGCGCGCTCGGCGCCCGCGGCGGACTCGACCGCCGGCGTCCCGGCCTGGCGCGCCAGCTCGCCCGCGCGCCGCAGCTCGCCCTCGGCGCCGGCCTCGCCCTCGGCGGCCTGCAGGCGCCCGAGCTCCAGGTGCGCGAGCGCGCGCGCCACGCGGTCGCGGTGCGCGTCGTCGCGGGTGATCGCCGCCGCGGCAACGGCGCGCTCGCGGTGGCCGGCGTCGAAGTCGCCCTTGCGCCGCGCGCGCTCCAGGCGCAGCAGCGACAGGTCGCGCGTCAGCAGCGCGCGCCGCGGTCCGGTCAGGTGCTCGCGCGCGCCGGCGGCGGTGCGCATCAGCGCCGCCGCGCGCTCGCCGTCGCCCTCGTCCAGCGACCGCGCCGCGGCGACCAGCGTCACGTGCGGGCGGCGCTCCAGCGCGTCCTCCGACAGGCCGGTGACGACCGCGTCGAGCGTCGCGCCCGCGCCGTCGAGGCGCAGCTCGATCCAGTGCTCGGCCAGGACGCGCTCGGCAAGGTCCCAGTCACGCCCGAGCGCCGCGTGGCGGACCGCCTCGGCAGGATTGCCCTGCTCCGAGAACCACGCCGCCGCGCGGCGGTGCTGCTCGGCGACCGCCTCGGGCCCGAGCGCGGCGAGCTGCGAGCGCAGCAGCTCGGCGAACAGCGCGTGATAGCGGAACCAATGGCCGTGGCGATCGAGCGGGACGACGAACGCGTTGGCCCGGACCAAGGCCTCCAACATGTCCTGCGCGCCGTGACCGGCGGTCA is drawn from Conexibacter woesei Iso977N and contains these coding sequences:
- a CDS encoding sensor histidine kinase produces the protein MSRRADELALLVDTIRDYAILLLDPEGTITTWNAGAARLKGYTEEQAIGQNFSMFYTDEDRAHGLPQTLLATAAREGRVENEGWRVRRDGTQFWANVLITAIREPDGTVIGYGKLVRDLTERRAADQALREANARLERTNTELDRFAAVAAHDLQEPLRTIGGFSGLLVERHGAELDGAARKYLDHITSGVTRMSQMVDDLLDYARAAESSGEPGNTVVLADSVGAVLKELQATIDEHGTPIEVDVAGELHVHAESRDVEAALRNLISNAVKFASVEQPRVTVRAALLEGARDIRLDVVDNGMGIDPQDRPRLFQPFARLPSAAGQPGTGLGLAIAQRVIERNSGSIGVDSTTGTGSRFWFTLPAA
- a CDS encoding response regulator, whose product is MTNTVGPTSQPRVLRVLVVDDAPDIRALIRAMLSDNEGVEVVEASGGEEALAVVAADPPDLAVVDQNMPGMDGVTTTRELKALNADVEVVAFTAVPGAERQFAQAGATRHFLKDRFGDLVGFISERAASGR
- a CDS encoding LuxR C-terminal-related transcriptional regulator encodes the protein MDDAVDRPVTLVAAPPGAGKTMLLSAWLDARAHPGPAAAAWVAFDRSCADLGDVWARFVAAFGGGALRGAAPATPERLAERVAAAVEARPGRAPFVLVVDDLQDAEGAAAPAVLATLLRVRPQRLRLVLSTRNDPDLPLHRLRVAGELSELRGSDLAFTAPEAAQLLAGHDVQLAEDDLGQLVARTEGWAAGLRLAALSLAGHPDPGALVADFAGDDRAVVAFLIEEVLSRQPAPVRELLLRTAIVAEHVSGPLADALTAGHGAQDMLEALVRANAFVVPLDRHGHWFRYHALFAELLRSQLAALGPEAVAEQHRRAAAWFSEQGNPAEAVRHAALGRDWDLAERVLAEHWIELRLDGAGATLDAVVTGLSEDALERRPHVTLVAAARSLDEGDGERAAALMRTAAGAREHLTGPRRALLTRDLSLLRLERARRKGDFDAGHRERAVAAAAITRDDAHRDRVARALAHLELGRLQAAEGEAGAEGELRRAGELARQAGTPAVESAAGAERAWLCAREGRLRQATLAADAVLADQGEGCAEPLVAPAHLARALAAAESGNTLLADAELERAGRASAAGGAVPDRLTELSLLLVRSRLLAGADRDGAAAALTVLAELLDGWTPPEAMRAQARAARARLLTRSGADAAALRADVAAADADADVAHQPVLAIALARCELAAGQPGAALERASAVVDGTDVAGCDAVAALAVAAAAAEVQHERRTAAELAERALDLAEPDGLRLGLAEATPAIEPVFQHLLRFGTSHRSLIGEVQELVASGTSASAGGDVEPLREELSERELAVLRYLPTMLTAGEIAGELFVTVNTVKSHLKSIYRKLDAGGRRDAVRRARELGLVAPGRLGDPGDR